A stretch of Leptospira andrefontaineae DNA encodes these proteins:
- a CDS encoding alcohol dehydrogenase: protein MKSIRLVEFGSSLQWEEKQDPEPKDSEVLLEVISCGVCHSDLHLRDGYYKIGGEEKLFVKDRGVKLPLTPGHEVVGKVLKVGSKVRSVSIGETKLVYPWIGCGTCEECESGNPQLCSAPKSLGIYQDGGYSDRILVPDRKWLLDIYNLSPEAACSYACAGLTAYGALKKALPLKKMDSLVIIGAGGLGMFASQLVPLLTDAKVIFLDIDGSRLEKLQELGFYTVLSSHPDPIGEVKNISGPLGVSAVIDFVNNSATSSLGFSLLKKNGTLIGVGLFGGELKIPTPILSLRSLTIRGSYTGSPGELKELLLLVSKNKIRLVPVEIRSFQEANSALNDLANGKILGRVVLSGK from the coding sequence ATGAAAAGTATTAGATTAGTGGAATTCGGGTCCTCTTTACAATGGGAAGAAAAACAAGACCCGGAGCCAAAAGATTCAGAAGTATTATTAGAAGTAATTTCCTGTGGAGTATGTCATTCGGACCTCCATTTAAGGGACGGGTATTATAAAATTGGCGGGGAAGAAAAACTTTTCGTAAAGGACAGAGGAGTCAAACTTCCACTAACTCCAGGCCACGAAGTTGTAGGAAAAGTTTTGAAAGTAGGATCTAAGGTCCGTTCCGTCTCAATCGGAGAAACAAAATTAGTATATCCTTGGATCGGTTGCGGAACCTGCGAAGAATGTGAATCAGGAAATCCGCAACTTTGTTCTGCTCCTAAATCTTTAGGAATCTACCAAGACGGTGGTTATTCCGATCGTATCTTGGTCCCTGATAGGAAATGGCTTTTGGATATTTACAATCTTTCTCCTGAAGCTGCATGTTCTTACGCTTGTGCAGGACTCACTGCTTACGGTGCCTTAAAAAAAGCACTTCCTCTTAAAAAAATGGATTCTTTAGTGATTATCGGTGCAGGAGGACTTGGGATGTTTGCGTCTCAATTGGTTCCACTTCTCACCGATGCAAAAGTGATTTTCTTGGATATTGATGGATCTCGTTTGGAAAAATTACAGGAGCTTGGATTTTATACTGTTCTTTCTTCTCATCCTGATCCTATAGGGGAAGTCAAAAATATCTCCGGCCCTTTGGGGGTTTCCGCGGTAATCGATTTTGTGAATAATAGTGCTACTTCTTCTTTGGGATTTTCACTTTTGAAAAAAAATGGAACATTGATCGGTGTTGGACTTTTTGGTGGAGAGTTGAAAATCCCAACTCCAATTCTTTCTCTGAGAAGTTTAACAATCCGTGGGAGTTATACAGGTTCTCCGGGAGAACTGAAGGAACTACTACTATTGGTTTCTAAAAATAAAATCCGACTTGTTCCGGTGGAAATCAGAAGTTTTCAAGAAGCGAATTCTGCATTAAACGATTTAGCTAATGGGAAAATTCTAGGAAGAGTGGTCTTATCCGGAAAATGA
- a CDS encoding Crp/Fnr family transcriptional regulator encodes MALDTSVPNQKVTIKAGTVLFPEGSAANSLNVLHSGALRYLVEAPGGRKLELFKISGANLTPGASALFGSGRYPFTIVAEQDCVLSTYVMSQSTVGRSLAARSSLGIMVGRSLLREITESFKRVNQLRKIASDMGKTNDNLSLLYYQFNPSVFPDIKPGQPIADPSSEIVDPVLRLARENLKHYFDNGGILPERPTANYVEEDHSQLLVKYYPEEIEFQDGEFNFVRKVILADPNLLAQLFAPDPSMVSYVCDKLGRVQNNITENAKSILEELDENFSLLLGGVESLTEKYFLILDMAANGYATAPPEFVVPILQVVSQKIERALAGHQAIFGSAIPSPSPNIKSFLEKTAGLAKKFEASNPTAKAASNGSGISVDGSADATAIRKELANSASSIIQFSGMGGDAIKEFSAMMVKLKSLKNPLDSDNDTRKLRRSITKTYFDIYAACFQKYVNSGKNVPKPVDLMLKYGFFDETMLDDSQLVFMSTFKDAITSVSDIPIHYGTEWLEKIYKRECPTSLDELGQNFFDKVKMDNRNAVFKKESDLPPDIDNPEARLKFEFGAMYEANVRLTTGSLATYLPILTKYHSQIPLGKAYVTKKMLTDTIHDIMAVDFSVFNREVIYNNPEMGINKEFVQRAIVPDFVIVPSIGSKIMMWQELSIHRGSGSKESRGRIVLPIFVQGDLKSLLIDAFAAFRWELCKTILGPEWNNVGNPSITADYMDYVQFYKKNKDLSIEIKEKLAAEFKRFRNERDIFANDYQLWIKYEAEGVQRLNRVVRGIFYRHIPFARTIREKVSKMPAFGEINNRFVNIRTRKFTELENRYKKYINALGSLPDPLRENMEFYRV; translated from the coding sequence ATGGCATTAGATACAAGCGTACCAAATCAAAAAGTAACAATCAAAGCCGGGACGGTTTTATTTCCGGAAGGAAGCGCCGCGAATTCTCTCAACGTATTGCATAGCGGAGCATTACGCTATTTAGTAGAAGCTCCGGGTGGCAGAAAACTGGAGTTATTCAAAATTTCAGGAGCCAATTTAACTCCTGGTGCATCCGCACTTTTCGGCAGCGGACGTTATCCTTTTACGATTGTAGCAGAACAAGACTGTGTGCTCTCCACATATGTTATGTCCCAGTCTACTGTGGGTCGTTCCCTCGCAGCCAGAAGTTCTTTAGGGATTATGGTGGGTCGTTCCCTTTTGAGAGAGATCACTGAGTCATTCAAAAGAGTGAACCAACTCAGAAAGATCGCTTCCGATATGGGAAAAACAAATGATAATCTTTCACTTCTATATTATCAATTCAACCCAAGTGTTTTTCCGGATATCAAGCCAGGACAACCGATCGCTGATCCAAGTTCGGAAATTGTGGATCCTGTCTTAAGGCTTGCTCGCGAAAATTTAAAACATTATTTCGATAATGGTGGGATACTTCCGGAACGACCAACCGCCAATTATGTGGAAGAAGATCATTCTCAGCTTCTAGTTAAATATTATCCGGAAGAGATAGAATTCCAGGATGGAGAATTCAATTTTGTCCGTAAGGTCATATTAGCAGATCCTAATCTTCTAGCACAATTATTCGCACCGGATCCAAGCATGGTTTCTTATGTTTGCGATAAACTTGGCAGAGTGCAGAACAATATTACGGAAAACGCAAAAAGTATATTAGAAGAATTAGATGAAAACTTCTCTCTTCTTTTAGGCGGAGTAGAAAGCCTTACTGAAAAATATTTCCTGATCCTAGACATGGCAGCGAACGGATATGCAACCGCTCCTCCGGAGTTTGTGGTCCCTATTTTGCAAGTTGTTTCTCAAAAGATAGAAAGAGCACTCGCAGGCCATCAGGCAATTTTCGGTTCCGCGATCCCGAGCCCTTCTCCTAATATTAAATCGTTTTTGGAAAAGACTGCAGGTCTTGCTAAAAAATTCGAGGCTTCTAATCCTACTGCAAAAGCAGCGTCGAATGGAAGCGGAATTTCTGTGGATGGTTCTGCGGATGCGACTGCAATTCGAAAAGAATTAGCTAACTCTGCATCTAGTATCATCCAATTCTCCGGTATGGGCGGAGATGCAATTAAAGAGTTTTCCGCAATGATGGTAAAACTCAAGTCTTTGAAAAATCCATTGGATTCAGACAACGATACTCGTAAACTAAGAAGGTCCATTACAAAAACCTACTTCGATATTTACGCTGCATGTTTCCAAAAGTACGTGAACTCAGGTAAAAATGTTCCCAAACCTGTGGACCTGATGTTGAAATACGGCTTTTTCGATGAAACAATGCTCGATGATTCTCAGTTAGTTTTCATGTCCACATTCAAGGACGCGATCACTTCCGTTTCGGATATTCCGATCCATTATGGAACGGAATGGCTGGAAAAAATTTATAAAAGAGAATGCCCTACTTCACTCGATGAACTCGGTCAGAACTTTTTCGACAAAGTCAAGATGGATAATCGGAATGCTGTATTCAAAAAAGAATCCGATCTTCCTCCAGATATAGATAATCCGGAAGCAAGATTAAAATTCGAATTCGGCGCTATGTATGAGGCGAACGTTCGACTCACCACGGGCTCCTTGGCGACTTATCTTCCGATCTTAACCAAATATCATTCTCAGATCCCTCTCGGAAAAGCATATGTTACCAAAAAAATGCTTACCGATACGATCCACGATATCATGGCCGTAGACTTCTCCGTATTTAACAGAGAGGTAATCTATAATAACCCTGAGATGGGGATTAATAAGGAATTCGTTCAAAGAGCGATCGTTCCTGACTTTGTAATTGTTCCTTCTATCGGAAGTAAGATAATGATGTGGCAGGAGCTTTCCATCCATAGAGGTTCCGGCTCCAAAGAAAGTAGAGGTAGGATCGTTCTTCCTATTTTCGTACAAGGTGATCTGAAATCTCTTTTGATCGACGCATTTGCAGCATTCCGTTGGGAACTTTGTAAAACGATCTTAGGACCTGAATGGAATAACGTAGGAAATCCATCCATCACTGCCGACTATATGGACTATGTTCAGTTCTATAAAAAGAACAAAGATCTTTCCATAGAGATCAAAGAAAAGTTGGCAGCCGAATTCAAACGTTTCCGGAATGAAAGGGATATTTTTGCGAACGATTACCAACTTTGGATCAAATACGAAGCTGAAGGTGTGCAAAGATTAAACCGAGTCGTCCGAGGAATTTTCTATCGTCATATTCCTTTCGCAAGAACGATCCGGGAGAAGGTTTCTAAAATGCCTGCCTTCGGTGAGATCAATAACAGATTCGTGAATATTCGAACTCGTAAATTTACTGAGTTGGAAAACAGATATAAAAAATATATCAACGCGTTAGGAAGTCTTCCGGACCCTCTACGCGAGAATATGGAATTTTACAGAGTTTAA
- a CDS encoding tetratricopeptide repeat protein: protein MENLTPEDKLEASKFFYRTGDLDRAEFLLKSSLEDTESHETYFFLGLIENQRSNWKKGLYYFYRSVEVNPEYGNPCNEIGILLLRMGRERESVFWLKKSLRCTLNDAPHISLFNLATLYKIWNRPERSLQYLHKAIVMKPDFEEAKRLREELNSAI from the coding sequence TTGGAAAACCTGACGCCTGAAGACAAGCTAGAAGCATCTAAATTTTTTTATAGAACCGGCGATTTGGATCGTGCGGAATTCCTACTAAAATCCTCTTTAGAAGATACCGAAAGCCATGAGACCTATTTTTTTCTAGGTCTGATCGAAAACCAAAGAAGCAATTGGAAAAAAGGTCTGTACTATTTCTACCGTTCCGTAGAAGTGAATCCTGAATACGGAAATCCCTGCAACGAGATCGGGATACTTCTACTTCGTATGGGAAGAGAAAGAGAATCCGTTTTCTGGCTCAAAAAATCACTTCGTTGCACTTTAAACGATGCACCTCATATTTCTCTTTTTAACCTGGCTACTCTTTATAAGATCTGGAATCGTCCGGAAAGATCTTTGCAATATCTGCATAAGGCAATCGTAATGAAGCCTGATTTTGAAGAAGCGAAACGCCTAAGAGAAGAACTCAACTCAGCGATCTAA
- a CDS encoding SDR family oxidoreductase → MSTFSETVLVTGASGHLGKIILEELLKRGHNKIIATTRKPETLENFAKRGVTVRKASFDDPASLVSAFQGADRILIISTDNIGNRITEHSAAVDAAIKVGAKRILYTSLAKADEVPVTFAFEHEGTEEKIKQSGLAYTILRNNMYSDYLIPKLQHAVASGSIYGSGGDGACAYISRTDCARVAAAALLSSDPGNKIIEVSGPKAWTYAELAKFTSELVNISVSYVDLPAEELSKALAGAGIPKPMADALASFDVSIREGYLKDVNSSVKDLIGEELQDVSALLKENKAALVS, encoded by the coding sequence ATGAGCACATTTTCCGAAACAGTACTCGTGACCGGAGCTTCCGGACATTTAGGAAAAATTATCCTAGAAGAATTATTAAAAAGAGGCCATAACAAGATCATCGCTACAACTCGTAAGCCTGAAACCTTGGAAAACTTTGCAAAGAGGGGAGTCACTGTAAGGAAAGCAAGTTTCGACGATCCGGCTAGTCTTGTTTCAGCTTTTCAAGGTGCGGATCGTATCTTAATTATCAGTACTGATAATATAGGAAATAGAATCACTGAACATAGTGCCGCTGTGGATGCTGCAATAAAAGTAGGGGCAAAAAGAATTCTTTATACTTCTCTTGCCAAAGCTGACGAAGTTCCGGTCACATTCGCTTTTGAACACGAAGGAACAGAAGAAAAGATCAAACAAAGTGGTCTGGCATACACAATTCTTCGTAATAACATGTATTCGGATTATTTAATACCTAAACTACAACATGCAGTTGCCAGTGGTTCCATTTACGGGTCTGGTGGAGATGGGGCTTGTGCCTATATTTCCAGAACAGACTGTGCTAGGGTGGCCGCGGCTGCTCTACTTTCATCCGACCCAGGAAATAAAATTATAGAAGTGAGCGGTCCTAAGGCTTGGACCTACGCAGAACTTGCAAAATTTACCTCAGAACTAGTAAACATTTCTGTTTCCTATGTGGACCTTCCTGCTGAGGAACTTTCTAAGGCATTAGCAGGAGCCGGAATTCCAAAACCAATGGCGGATGCTTTGGCTTCTTTCGATGTGTCTATACGAGAAGGTTATTTGAAAGATGTGAACTCTTCAGTAAAAGATCTTATTGGAGAAGAACTTCAGGATGTAAGTGCACTTTTGAAAGAAAATAAGGCGGCTTTGGTTTCCTAA
- a CDS encoding MORN repeat-containing protein, protein MKIDFKPTIYRFLDTTRSFLFSTKRRKLISLAIFILLLLFGFVQYRVSTRFDCLSGDCTTGFSKMKFRGGDYYEGYVLNSRPHGLGLFKNENGDMYRGEWRNGLKHGKGLYRYPDGSTYEGIFFYNRKQGEGIFTWNDGSRLKARWNEDEPDGIGTLTLADGNKFKGIYKKGVIFDGSGAFRYENGSVYLGEWKAGRREGIGILKNETGKLLYQGKWINDKPAK, encoded by the coding sequence ATGAAAATAGATTTTAAACCAACCATTTACAGATTTTTAGATACGACAAGATCCTTTTTATTTTCAACTAAACGGAGAAAACTAATATCTTTAGCGATATTCATCCTGCTACTTCTTTTCGGTTTCGTACAATATCGGGTCTCCACAAGATTTGATTGTCTTTCCGGAGATTGTACCACCGGTTTCTCCAAAATGAAATTTAGAGGAGGAGATTATTACGAGGGCTACGTATTAAATTCTCGCCCCCATGGATTAGGTTTGTTTAAAAATGAAAACGGCGATATGTATAGAGGCGAATGGCGAAACGGATTAAAACACGGAAAAGGACTTTATAGATATCCGGATGGATCTACCTACGAAGGGATCTTCTTCTATAATAGAAAGCAAGGAGAAGGTATCTTTACTTGGAATGATGGAAGCCGCTTAAAAGCCAGATGGAATGAAGATGAACCAGATGGTATAGGGACCCTAACCTTAGCTGACGGCAACAAATTTAAAGGTATTTACAAAAAAGGGGTTATCTTCGACGGCAGTGGTGCTTTCCGATATGAGAATGGAAGTGTTTATTTGGGAGAATGGAAAGCAGGTAGAAGAGAAGGTATTGGAATTCTCAAAAACGAAACCGGAAAATTATTATATCAAGGAAAATGGATAAATGATAAACCAGCTAAGTAA
- a CDS encoding alpha/beta hydrolase has translation MEFAPEMLDYANLISSKGLTGFTQGSIQKRRDGYSAIGELLGEGPLMREIQDISIPSKSGNIFIKNYIPKTDPKSKILYFHGGGWVVGRLKDFDPFARKLAEITSSIVSLVDYRLAPEFPFPLPLEDAYTSLEWISSQNENIWKDLPLVIAGDSAGGNLAASTILKAKETSGPKIDLQILIYPVTEAICDTDSYKEFELGPGLTKKDMEWFIDQYLPNHHTRSDPKASPLYQTDWKELPPAIVFIADIDPLRDDGKLYAEKLKEAGVSVLFKEFKGYTHGFFTKVNLLKAPEEGLRMISEEMDRIFKRKEVYL, from the coding sequence ATGGAATTTGCTCCGGAGATGTTGGACTATGCAAATCTGATTTCCTCTAAGGGACTCACAGGTTTTACCCAAGGAAGTATCCAAAAGAGAAGAGACGGTTATTCGGCAATCGGGGAACTTTTGGGAGAAGGTCCGCTTATGCGGGAGATCCAGGATATCTCGATCCCTTCCAAAAGCGGAAATATATTCATAAAAAATTATATTCCAAAAACGGACCCTAAATCCAAAATTCTATACTTCCATGGCGGAGGATGGGTAGTCGGAAGATTGAAAGATTTCGATCCATTTGCACGCAAACTTGCAGAGATCACTTCAAGCATTGTATCTTTAGTAGATTATAGATTAGCCCCCGAGTTCCCATTTCCTTTACCATTAGAAGATGCTTATACTTCTTTAGAATGGATCTCTTCTCAGAATGAGAATATTTGGAAAGATCTTCCCTTGGTAATTGCCGGTGATAGTGCCGGAGGAAATTTAGCTGCTTCTACCATTCTAAAAGCTAAAGAAACATCCGGTCCTAAAATCGATCTTCAAATTCTGATCTATCCGGTCACTGAAGCGATATGTGATACTGATTCTTATAAAGAATTTGAATTAGGCCCTGGTCTTACTAAAAAAGATATGGAATGGTTTATTGACCAGTATCTACCTAACCACCACACAAGATCTGATCCGAAAGCTTCTCCTTTATACCAAACCGATTGGAAGGAACTTCCTCCTGCGATTGTGTTTATAGCAGACATAGATCCGCTTCGAGACGATGGAAAATTATATGCAGAAAAATTAAAGGAAGCCGGAGTTTCGGTTTTATTCAAAGAATTCAAAGGATATACTCACGGATTTTTTACCAAGGTAAATCTACTTAAGGCTCCTGAAGAAGGCCTAAGAATGATCTCAGAAGAAATGGATCGTATCTTTAAACGAAAAGAGGTTTATCTTTAA
- a CDS encoding GNAT family N-acetyltransferase, with protein MSNETITIRPARPEDAAAAVPLIYSSGPAAWDYVFNEGKISAQDFLIKSFQGTKNTFSYKNHYLAEKKGEVVGSIVIFRSENFFFQNAATAGNIFRIYGFKAPKVAVRGLSMEGMIQPPKSGRLYLGHIAVPGKERRQGIAEKLMRFAVSTYPGYDKISLDVSQENPNAQGLYKKLGFEIVEARNFSGPKGLVPNHYYMEANRSSF; from the coding sequence ATGTCTAACGAAACAATCACAATTCGCCCTGCTAGGCCGGAAGATGCGGCCGCTGCTGTTCCTTTGATCTATAGTTCCGGGCCTGCTGCCTGGGATTACGTGTTTAATGAGGGAAAAATTTCTGCTCAGGATTTTCTGATCAAGTCCTTCCAAGGAACCAAAAACACATTCAGCTATAAGAATCATTATCTGGCGGAAAAGAAGGGAGAGGTAGTTGGGAGTATCGTTATATTCCGGTCCGAGAACTTCTTCTTTCAAAACGCCGCAACTGCAGGAAATATTTTCAGGATTTATGGGTTCAAAGCTCCTAAGGTTGCAGTTCGCGGACTCAGCATGGAAGGAATGATCCAGCCTCCTAAATCCGGCAGATTATACTTGGGCCATATCGCCGTTCCGGGGAAAGAAAGAAGACAAGGGATAGCGGAGAAGTTGATGAGATTTGCTGTGTCGACTTACCCAGGTTACGATAAAATTTCTCTGGATGTTTCCCAGGAAAATCCAAACGCTCAAGGTCTTTATAAAAAATTAGGATTCGAGATCGTAGAAGCCAGGAATTTTTCCGGACCTAAGGGGCTTGTGCCTAACCATTATTATATGGAAGCAAATCGCTCCTCCTTCTAA
- a CDS encoding DUF1343 domain-containing protein yields the protein MKKSKILSGAKSIGMLTNQSAYGWKGDYHFRIIQKEYGLKKLFLPEHGLFAELQDQVSGSGLIYNLGETQVLNLYGDNEESLAPAEEVLSDLDALIIDIRDVGARYYTFLTTALYAMQAADRLSKKGKPKPRILVSNAKNPAGSKIEGSPLEKKFSSFVGVEGTLHRHGLSAAGLLEYYKDKFKLDLEFYRLDLYPKQNSEFLWVPPSPNIPAQTTCYVYAGLCLLEGTNLSEGRGTTRPFETFGAPYIDDLDKSLIGKLQEKQKGIFRLRPLKFIPTFHKHAGKVCGGYQILLDKPKKFHSLLFGLLLIRTLREFYPDKFEFLQGPYEFRSDLPAIQLLVGDQFLLDYLDGKRTYSEIQDYLEDSEKKWKKVTKSYN from the coding sequence ATGAAAAAAAGCAAAATTCTCTCCGGTGCAAAATCCATCGGGATGCTTACTAACCAGAGCGCATACGGTTGGAAAGGCGACTATCATTTCCGGATCATACAGAAAGAATACGGACTCAAAAAACTATTTTTGCCCGAGCATGGACTTTTTGCAGAGCTACAAGACCAGGTCTCTGGAAGTGGACTCATCTATAATTTGGGAGAAACTCAAGTTTTGAATTTGTACGGAGACAACGAAGAAAGTCTCGCACCCGCAGAAGAAGTATTATCCGATCTGGACGCATTGATCATAGATATCAGAGATGTTGGCGCTCGCTATTATACATTTTTGACTACTGCACTGTATGCGATGCAGGCAGCGGATCGACTTTCCAAAAAAGGAAAACCAAAACCTCGTATCTTAGTTTCGAATGCAAAAAATCCTGCAGGCTCTAAGATTGAAGGTTCTCCTCTCGAGAAAAAATTTTCATCATTCGTTGGGGTAGAAGGTACACTGCATCGACATGGTCTGTCTGCAGCTGGTCTTCTTGAATATTATAAAGATAAATTTAAACTGGATCTAGAATTCTATCGATTGGATCTTTATCCCAAACAAAACTCGGAGTTTTTATGGGTTCCACCTTCTCCCAATATACCTGCTCAAACAACTTGTTATGTTTATGCAGGACTTTGTCTTTTAGAAGGAACAAATCTTTCGGAAGGAAGAGGGACCACTCGTCCATTCGAAACTTTTGGAGCTCCGTATATCGACGATCTGGATAAATCACTTATAGGAAAACTCCAAGAAAAACAAAAAGGAATTTTCAGACTCAGGCCTTTAAAGTTCATCCCGACTTTCCATAAACATGCAGGAAAAGTATGCGGAGGTTATCAAATATTATTAGATAAACCTAAAAAATTCCATAGCTTACTATTCGGATTATTGCTTATCCGGACATTGAGAGAATTTTATCCGGACAAGTTTGAATTTCTACAAGGACCATATGAATTCAGATCCGATCTACCTGCGATCCAACTTTTGGTAGGAGACCAATTCCTTCTGGATTATCTAGACGGAAAAAGAACTTACTCGGAGATCCAAGATTATCTGGAAGATTCGGAAAAGAAATGGAAGAAGGTCACAAAGAGTTATAACTGA